A region of Paenibacillus thiaminolyticus DNA encodes the following proteins:
- a CDS encoding DNA translocase FtsK — protein sequence MLALRILRGLVNLIIIIVLWAILKNIWEPAAYIFVPLFAVVMFSGLNNRTEQGNEAGRHDEQAEALNEWDGHGNDGDEYDVDEYGEDDDEEDEEDEEYDELVEDAAVIVAQAGYASLELLEAELDIHEEDAEYILNELEEYGIVDEASSDSSVRKVLLTPAGVQALVNSWHEYEDDEEEYEGDNGDDEDEAGWHSLRDERVKNAAAVVVDTGYASAYLLQSHLAVDTERATELLHILEACHIVGPADGHRTERSVLVTPAWMERELGEVYEEKEAKNGIAGLLQQLDALHGMDAAKLHIRQLVDVLSEMNEREDRGFDTYELRMNMIFAGLPGMGQMTIARIVGKILYEMDILYEGDVVVVPFCELLGSDPFTTSAQVHDALEGASGNVVVIPDLYRLSEPGAPEQGSEAIHALLSYLDQCNEEIVVILSGAPNRLNSLLDKYIGIRTFFPYLIPFLRTATTAGGNIADATDEHFYQFERPSLSEERVVPEMPALVSPPREDEGTKTVAPQCESVQQNEVRLEQDGVPHSEVRLEQDGVRQNEVRLGQDGVRQNEVRLEPDVVQAERFDWEAELSRIEELHGQRATLAEWEEQLHAYHERKAKGMYADAPPACFVFKGGTESGRASLAQWLAGLYKHYGIVAQGHVVTAELRDIRSMQELNEQLQNRLQQAEGGLLVVHIHELGSAADRVQAERAVADALMKATDKMNADKVIVIEGSEEEVKAFLDVSSVLRMRFSKQIELERVAAGKA from the coding sequence GTGCTGGCATTGAGAATATTGCGTGGTCTTGTTAATCTCATTATTATTATTGTACTTTGGGCGATCCTTAAGAATATTTGGGAGCCTGCTGCTTATATATTTGTGCCATTGTTTGCCGTTGTGATGTTCTCCGGGCTGAACAACAGAACGGAGCAGGGCAACGAAGCAGGGCGGCACGATGAACAGGCGGAAGCTCTGAATGAATGGGACGGGCATGGTAATGACGGAGATGAGTACGATGTAGATGAGTACGGTGAGGATGATGATGAAGAGGACGAAGAAGATGAGGAGTATGACGAACTTGTCGAGGATGCTGCGGTCATCGTAGCACAGGCGGGCTATGCTTCCCTGGAACTGTTGGAGGCCGAGCTTGACATTCACGAGGAAGATGCCGAGTACATACTGAATGAATTGGAGGAGTATGGAATTGTTGATGAAGCTTCAAGCGACAGTTCTGTACGGAAGGTGCTCCTGACACCGGCGGGTGTTCAGGCACTCGTGAACTCATGGCATGAGTATGAGGATGATGAGGAGGAATATGAAGGTGACAATGGAGACGACGAGGACGAGGCGGGTTGGCATAGCTTGAGAGATGAACGGGTGAAGAATGCGGCGGCGGTCGTGGTGGACACGGGCTATGCCTCGGCATACCTGCTGCAGTCTCACCTTGCTGTCGATACAGAGCGAGCGACGGAATTGCTTCATATTTTGGAGGCTTGTCATATCGTCGGTCCAGCAGATGGACATCGCACCGAGCGAAGCGTGCTTGTGACTCCTGCGTGGATGGAACGAGAGCTTGGGGAGGTATACGAGGAAAAGGAAGCGAAGAATGGGATAGCAGGATTGCTTCAGCAGCTCGACGCTCTTCATGGCATGGACGCGGCCAAGCTACATATCCGACAGTTGGTTGATGTCCTGTCAGAGATGAACGAGCGGGAGGACCGCGGGTTCGATACCTATGAACTGCGGATGAATATGATTTTTGCGGGTCTGCCAGGCATGGGTCAGATGACGATCGCGCGTATTGTCGGCAAAATCTTATATGAGATGGACATTCTCTATGAGGGGGACGTTGTGGTGGTTCCTTTCTGCGAACTGCTAGGGTCAGATCCGTTCACAACCTCTGCACAGGTTCACGATGCTCTTGAAGGGGCTTCCGGCAACGTTGTTGTCATTCCCGATTTATACCGGCTGTCTGAGCCTGGTGCGCCGGAACAAGGCAGTGAGGCGATCCATGCTCTATTAAGCTATCTGGATCAGTGCAACGAGGAGATCGTTGTCATTTTGAGCGGGGCGCCGAATAGACTTAATAGTTTATTGGACAAATATATCGGGATCCGCACCTTTTTCCCGTATTTGATTCCGTTTTTGCGAACGGCTACGACAGCGGGCGGGAACATTGCGGATGCGACGGACGAACATTTTTACCAGTTTGAACGTCCTTCCTTGTCAGAAGAACGAGTCGTACCCGAGATGCCGGCTTTAGTCTCACCGCCACGGGAGGATGAGGGAACGAAGACTGTTGCTCCGCAATGCGAATCGGTTCAGCAGAATGAAGTAAGACTTGAGCAGGATGGGGTTCCGCATAGCGAGGTAAGACTTGAGCAGGACGGGGTTCGGCAGAACGAGGTAAGACTTGGGCAGGATGGGGTTCGGCAGAACGAGGTAAGACTTGAACCAGATGTGGTTCAGGCAGAACGGTTCGACTGGGAGGCGGAGCTGAGCCGTATCGAAGAGCTGCATGGACAGCGCGCCACGCTGGCAGAGTGGGAGGAGCAGCTCCATGCCTACCACGAGCGTAAGGCCAAAGGCATGTATGCGGATGCCCCTCCGGCCTGCTTCGTGTTCAAGGGGGGCACGGAGTCGGGCAGGGCATCGCTGGCTCAATGGCTGGCTGGCCTGTATAAGCATTATGGCATTGTAGCCCAGGGACATGTCGTAACCGCGGAGCTGCGGGACATACGTTCAATGCAGGAGCTTAATGAACAGCTTCAGAACCGTCTGCAGCAAGCGGAGGGAGGATTGCTTGTCGTCCATATCCACGAACTGGGCTCGGCCGCCGATCGGGTACAAGCGGAGCGGGCAGTGGCGGATGCGCTGATGAAGGCGACCGATAAGATGAACGCAGACAAGGTCATCGTCATTGAAGGGTCAGAAGAAGAAGTGAAGGCGTTCCTCGATGTCAGCTCGGTGCTGCGTATGCGGTTCTCCAAGCAGATCGAGCTGGAGCGGGTTGCTGCTGGCAAGGCTTAA
- the ftsY gene encoding signal recognition particle-docking protein FtsY produces MSFFKKLKESIASKTESVTTKFKEGLEKTRKGLVEKVSDLITRRKKIDEAFYEELEEILIGADVGVTTVMNLIDDLRVEVRQRKIEDAAELQPVLSEKLIGLLRGDESNKLTMNPNGMTVILFVGVNGVGKTTTIGKLAYRFKQEGKSVLLAAGDTFRAGAIEQLEVWGQRVGVDVIKQQAGSDPAAVMYDAVQAAKQRNVDVLLCDTAGRLQNKTNLMEELNKIFRVIRREIPDAPHEVLMVLDATTGQNALSQAKLFGEKSGVTGLVLTKLDGTAKGGIVIAIRQELSLPVKLVGLGEKMEDLEEFDSEQFVHALFAGLIQEAEEQEAEEQQ; encoded by the coding sequence ATGAGTTTTTTCAAAAAATTGAAGGAAAGCATCGCATCCAAGACCGAATCGGTTACGACCAAGTTCAAGGAAGGGTTGGAAAAGACGCGGAAAGGATTGGTCGAGAAAGTCTCGGATCTCATTACGCGTCGCAAAAAGATTGACGAAGCGTTCTATGAAGAGCTGGAAGAGATTCTGATCGGGGCGGACGTCGGCGTTACGACCGTCATGAACCTGATTGACGATCTGCGCGTCGAAGTGCGCCAGCGCAAAATCGAGGACGCAGCGGAACTGCAGCCCGTCCTGTCCGAGAAGCTGATCGGGCTGCTGCGCGGCGACGAATCGAACAAGCTGACGATGAATCCGAACGGAATGACCGTCATTTTGTTCGTCGGGGTGAACGGCGTCGGCAAGACGACGACGATTGGGAAGCTGGCCTACCGCTTCAAGCAGGAAGGCAAGTCTGTGCTGCTTGCGGCGGGAGATACGTTCCGCGCCGGAGCGATTGAGCAGCTGGAAGTATGGGGACAGCGCGTCGGCGTAGATGTCATCAAGCAGCAGGCCGGCTCGGATCCGGCCGCGGTCATGTATGACGCCGTCCAGGCCGCGAAGCAGCGCAATGTCGATGTGCTGCTGTGTGACACTGCCGGCCGTCTGCAGAACAAGACGAACCTGATGGAAGAGCTGAACAAAATTTTCCGCGTCATCCGCCGCGAGATTCCAGATGCGCCGCATGAAGTGCTCATGGTGCTTGATGCGACGACAGGCCAGAATGCGCTCAGCCAGGCGAAGCTGTTCGGCGAGAAGAGCGGCGTCACCGGCCTTGTGCTCACGAAGCTGGACGGAACCGCCAAAGGCGGCATCGTCATCGCGATCCGCCAGGAACTGAGCCTGCCGGTCAAGCTCGTAGGCTTGGGCGAGAAGATGGAGGACCTGGAGGAATTCGATTCCGAACAGTTCGTTCACGCCCTGTTCGCCGGGCTAATCCAGGAGGCAGAAGAGCAAGAGGCGGAGGAGCAGCAATAA
- the fabF gene encoding beta-ketoacyl-ACP synthase II, producing MKQRVVVTGMGVVTALGSDLDTLWRSLMEGRSGISQIEAFDTTDYPTKIAASVKDFNPEDYIDKKEARRMDRFVQFGIAASKKAVDDAKLDMDQTNRDRVGVIVGSGIGGLGTWEEQHRTLLEKGVKRVSPFFIPMMIANMASGHISMMIGARGPNTAAVSACATGTHSIGDAFKIIQRGDADVMICGGAEATIRPIGMAGFCAMRAMSTRNDEPERASRPFDVDRDGFIMGEGAGVLVLESLEHALERGARIYAEVTGYGMSADAHHITEPDPEGPALCMTRAIQDAGFQPEQIDYINAHGTSTPVGDRSETRAIKAALGDHARNVAISSTKSMTGHLLGAAGGVEAVICALTLQNGMIPPTINLENQDPECDLDYVPNVPRKADVRTAMSNSFGFGGHNATVVLTKYEA from the coding sequence TTGAAACAGAGGGTTGTAGTGACCGGGATGGGCGTAGTAACGGCTCTCGGTTCGGACCTTGATACGTTGTGGAGGAGCCTGATGGAAGGCAGGTCAGGCATTTCGCAGATCGAGGCGTTTGATACGACCGATTACCCGACTAAGATCGCTGCTTCCGTGAAAGATTTCAATCCGGAAGACTATATAGATAAGAAGGAAGCCCGCCGTATGGACCGCTTCGTTCAATTCGGCATCGCTGCGAGCAAGAAGGCGGTGGATGATGCCAAGCTGGACATGGATCAGACGAACCGGGATCGGGTCGGCGTCATTGTCGGTTCGGGAATCGGCGGACTGGGAACTTGGGAAGAGCAGCATCGCACTTTGCTGGAAAAAGGGGTTAAGCGAGTCAGTCCCTTCTTCATTCCGATGATGATCGCGAACATGGCGTCAGGCCATATCTCGATGATGATCGGCGCGCGCGGCCCGAATACGGCTGCCGTATCCGCATGCGCGACCGGGACCCACTCGATCGGCGATGCGTTCAAGATTATTCAACGCGGCGACGCCGACGTCATGATCTGCGGCGGCGCGGAAGCGACGATCCGCCCGATCGGGATGGCTGGATTCTGCGCGATGCGCGCCATGTCCACCCGCAATGACGAACCGGAACGCGCGAGCCGGCCGTTCGATGTCGATCGGGACGGCTTCATTATGGGCGAGGGCGCCGGCGTGCTTGTTCTGGAGTCGCTGGAGCACGCGCTGGAGCGCGGAGCCCGCATCTATGCGGAGGTGACCGGCTACGGCATGAGCGCGGATGCGCATCATATTACGGAGCCGGATCCGGAAGGTCCTGCGCTCTGCATGACGAGAGCGATTCAGGATGCGGGATTCCAGCCGGAGCAGATCGATTATATTAACGCGCACGGCACATCGACCCCGGTCGGGGACCGGTCGGAAACCCGGGCCATCAAGGCCGCATTGGGTGACCATGCAAGGAATGTAGCAATTAGTTCTACGAAGTCGATGACAGGACACTTGCTTGGTGCAGCCGGCGGAGTGGAAGCCGTTATCTGCGCATTGACGCTGCAGAATGGCATGATTCCGCCAACTATCAACTTAGAGAATCAAGATCCGGAATGCGACCTGGATTATGTGCCGAATGTGCCGCGCAAGGCGGACGTCCGCACCGCCATGTCGAACTCATTCGGCTTCGGAGGGCATAACGCGACCGTTGTATTAACGAAATACGAAGCGTAA
- the smc gene encoding chromosome segregation protein SMC — MFLKRLELAGFKSFADRTELEFVQGITGVVGPNGSGKSNISDAIRWVLGEQSAKSLRGGKMEDIIFAGSDARKAVNFGEVSLTLDNSDETLGLDFHEVTVTRRVHRSGDSEYFINKQPCRLKDITELFMDTGIGKEAYSIIGQGRIEEILSTRSEDRRGIFEEASGIVKYKSRKRDAKKKLDDTEQNLLRIHDLVVELEDQIGPLKEQSEKARHFKQLKELLKTKEIAVYVHQIEQLHTSWQQANAKLSELKERELALSTVVSEHDSKLEVHRVELRKLEEELERLQATLLHYSEEYEKCEGQGEVLRERKRNLVANEQQMRSSLATTSERMRTKQLEVQAVREKLLSLESELVETKGLIHAEEARLVGVTGGTSSDAEESLKGELLDIMNQMAQQRNDIRYYDQQKEALDKRLHKMKQGRTKREQEQADLRKRMEDAKRRMETMAEDLAYIRNRYLQESEQLKKDEALLGETEQAARKWQQQADALVSRRDTMKELANDYDGFMLGVREVLKAARRNSLHGVHGAVAELIRVPEELETAVETALGAALQHIVMENEAVSRTAITFLKQRQLGRATFLPLDVIRTRTMNESDRRAVEGAEGYIGIAADLVRSDKAYANVVGSLLGNVVLAETLEDANRIAARLQYRYRIVTREGDVVNAGGSMTGGSLNKKNANLLGRQRQLEQLDADIKATDKQLAKLNESVAELKKRTAAAVKRLDDLREQGESKRISEQQLASERTQLEKEERQLAEVLEMEGQELAHAAEEMTTLESGRRTAELRLSDLKIEEERLHVAIETAESARKANESAKEELQTQLTDMKVRQGKLEQETFSLQERLKRVEEEAHGYEQEYTQLTQSLIQVQIDLETAEREAMKQTEDLNHFGVKKQEAGNQIEFKRADRAASLERLEMAESDTKEQRTELKQVEEAMRQTEIQANRLDVELDNLLRKLSDEYEISFELAKHRYAMPDDIEAAQQEVRDLKRQISALGEVNLGAIEEYERINERYQYLSEQKDDLIEAKTALYQVIREMEDEMSKRFKTTFDEIRQRFVVVFAKLFGGGRADLVLLEPDNILETGIDIVAQPPGKKLQNLQLLSGGERALTAMALLFAILHVKPVPFCVLDEVEAALDEANVTRFAQYLREFAEETQFIVVTHRKGTMEEADVLYGVTMEEGGVSKLVSVKLEDEEAIIA, encoded by the coding sequence ATGTTCTTAAAACGGTTAGAACTGGCGGGCTTTAAATCGTTCGCGGATCGAACGGAGTTGGAGTTCGTTCAGGGAATTACCGGTGTCGTCGGCCCGAACGGCAGCGGCAAGAGCAATATATCTGACGCCATCCGGTGGGTGCTCGGCGAACAGAGCGCCAAATCGCTGCGGGGCGGCAAGATGGAGGACATTATCTTTGCGGGCAGCGATGCGCGGAAGGCGGTGAACTTCGGGGAAGTCTCGTTGACGTTGGACAATAGCGACGAGACGCTCGGTCTGGACTTCCATGAAGTGACCGTCACTCGGCGGGTCCACCGCTCGGGGGACAGCGAATATTTTATCAACAAGCAGCCCTGCCGGTTGAAGGATATTACGGAATTGTTCATGGATACGGGCATCGGCAAGGAAGCCTACTCTATTATCGGGCAAGGCCGGATCGAAGAGATTCTGAGTACGCGTTCCGAAGATCGGCGCGGAATTTTTGAGGAAGCGTCCGGCATTGTAAAGTACAAGTCCCGCAAGCGGGATGCGAAGAAGAAGCTGGACGACACCGAGCAGAATCTGCTGCGCATTCACGATCTGGTCGTGGAGCTGGAGGATCAGATTGGACCGCTGAAGGAGCAGTCCGAGAAGGCACGCCACTTCAAGCAGCTCAAGGAATTGCTGAAGACGAAGGAGATCGCCGTCTACGTTCATCAGATCGAGCAATTGCATACATCCTGGCAGCAGGCCAATGCAAAGCTGTCTGAACTGAAGGAACGGGAGCTGGCATTGTCCACGGTCGTAAGCGAGCATGATTCGAAGCTGGAAGTGCACCGGGTAGAGCTGCGCAAGCTCGAGGAAGAATTGGAGCGGCTGCAGGCGACGCTGCTGCATTACAGCGAGGAATATGAGAAGTGCGAAGGTCAGGGCGAGGTGCTCCGCGAGCGCAAGCGCAACCTGGTCGCGAATGAGCAGCAGATGCGGTCCAGTCTGGCGACGACATCGGAGCGAATGCGGACGAAGCAGCTGGAGGTTCAGGCCGTCCGTGAGAAGCTCCTGTCGCTGGAGAGCGAACTGGTCGAGACGAAGGGGCTCATTCATGCGGAGGAGGCGCGGCTTGTCGGGGTAACTGGCGGGACGAGCTCCGATGCGGAGGAGAGCTTGAAGGGCGAACTGCTTGACATTATGAACCAGATGGCTCAGCAGCGCAACGATATCCGCTATTACGATCAGCAGAAGGAAGCGCTGGACAAGCGGCTGCACAAGATGAAGCAGGGCCGTACGAAGCGGGAGCAGGAGCAGGCCGATCTGCGCAAGCGGATGGAAGATGCGAAGCGGCGCATGGAGACGATGGCCGAGGATCTCGCATACATACGGAACCGCTATTTGCAGGAGAGCGAGCAGTTGAAGAAGGACGAAGCGCTGCTTGGCGAGACCGAGCAAGCGGCTCGCAAATGGCAGCAGCAAGCCGATGCGCTCGTCTCGCGCCGCGATACGATGAAGGAGCTGGCGAATGATTACGACGGCTTCATGCTCGGGGTCCGGGAGGTGCTTAAGGCGGCCCGGCGCAACAGCCTGCATGGCGTTCACGGGGCGGTAGCCGAGCTGATCCGGGTGCCGGAAGAGCTGGAGACTGCGGTCGAGACCGCGCTCGGTGCTGCACTGCAGCATATCGTCATGGAAAATGAAGCCGTATCCCGGACGGCCATTACGTTCCTGAAGCAGCGGCAGCTGGGACGTGCCACGTTCCTCCCGCTCGATGTCATTCGAACGCGGACGATGAACGAGTCGGATCGCCGGGCCGTGGAAGGCGCCGAAGGATATATCGGAATTGCTGCTGATCTGGTGCGGAGCGACAAAGCCTATGCGAATGTGGTCGGAAGCCTGCTCGGCAATGTCGTGCTGGCGGAGACGCTGGAGGATGCGAACCGGATTGCGGCCCGCCTCCAATACCGCTATCGCATCGTGACCCGCGAAGGCGACGTCGTCAATGCCGGCGGCTCCATGACCGGGGGCAGCCTGAACAAGAAGAACGCCAATCTGCTCGGACGGCAGCGCCAGCTCGAACAGCTTGACGCGGATATTAAAGCTACCGACAAACAGTTAGCGAAGCTGAACGAATCGGTTGCCGAGCTGAAAAAGCGGACGGCCGCGGCGGTCAAGCGGCTGGATGATCTGCGCGAGCAAGGCGAGAGCAAGCGAATCAGCGAGCAGCAGTTGGCGAGCGAACGGACCCAACTGGAGAAGGAAGAGCGCCAGCTGGCTGAAGTGCTGGAAATGGAAGGCCAGGAGCTGGCCCATGCTGCTGAAGAAATGACGACGCTGGAGTCCGGGCGCAGAACGGCGGAGCTGCGGCTATCTGACCTGAAGATCGAGGAGGAGCGTCTCCACGTCGCTATCGAGACGGCTGAATCGGCGCGCAAGGCGAACGAATCGGCCAAAGAGGAACTGCAAACCCAACTGACCGACATGAAGGTTCGCCAGGGCAAGCTGGAGCAGGAGACGTTCTCCCTTCAGGAGCGCTTGAAGCGAGTAGAGGAAGAGGCTCACGGCTATGAGCAGGAGTATACGCAGCTCACCCAGAGCTTGATTCAAGTGCAAATCGATCTGGAAACGGCCGAGCGGGAAGCGATGAAGCAGACGGAGGATCTGAATCATTTCGGCGTGAAGAAGCAGGAGGCTGGGAATCAGATCGAGTTCAAGCGCGCGGATCGCGCCGCTTCCCTGGAGCGCCTGGAGATGGCGGAGAGCGATACGAAGGAGCAGCGTACCGAATTGAAGCAGGTGGAAGAGGCGATGCGGCAGACCGAGATCCAGGCGAACCGGTTGGATGTGGAACTCGACAATCTGCTGCGCAAGCTGAGCGATGAATATGAGATTAGCTTCGAACTCGCGAAGCACCGCTATGCGATGCCGGACGATATCGAGGCGGCCCAGCAGGAAGTGCGCGACCTGAAGCGCCAGATTTCGGCGCTCGGAGAAGTCAATCTCGGAGCGATTGAAGAATACGAGCGAATCAATGAAAGATACCAATACTTGAGCGAGCAAAAAGACGATCTGATCGAAGCGAAAACGGCATTGTACCAAGTCATCCGCGAAATGGAAGACGAAATGTCGAAGCGGTTCAAAACGACCTTCGATGAGATCCGCCAGCGGTTCGTTGTCGTCTTCGCTAAGCTGTTCGGCGGCGGACGCGCCGATCTGGTGCTGCTTGAGCCAGATAATATATTGGAGACCGGCATCGATATCGTAGCGCAGCCTCCCGGCAAGAAGCTGCAAAATCTGCAGCTGCTGTCCGGCGGGGAACGCGCGCTCACAGCCATGGCGCTTTTATTCGCCATTCTGCATGTGAAGCCGGTGCCGTTCTGCGTCCTGGACGAGGTGGAGGCCGCGCTGGATGAAGCCAATGTGACGCGGTTCGCCCAGTATTTGCGCGAATTCGCGGAGGAGACCCAGTTCATTGTCGTAACGCACCGCAAAGGCACGATGGAAGAGGCAGATGTGCTGTACGGCGTGACGATGGAGGAAGGCGGCGTATCCAAGCTGGTCTCCGTCAAGCTGGAAGATGAGGAAGCTATCATTGCATAA
- a CDS encoding bis-aminopropyl spermidine synthase family protein → MKTLFDTIHENIRLDEGTHVIEQMLIACYMKPGIATKELARRTMLPVPLATAAKKELIRAGLLRQDRGVRCTPAGDAWVEQEWDYDGLDIALYRALLKDDTAWRTVLADWWNEWRGIYEARPQADVQIDQSKCTMETSLKRAMLCLREHALIGKRVLCIGDDDLVSISLGLLLKRLFPGRSSLRGGIHVVDIDERFLQYIHDVAKRERLPIVCHHADLRQPLPEELHGRFDCFLTDPPYTMQGMSLFLSRGISALKRKIGLPIFLSFAHKPPGFTLAMQQEFIRMGVMAQEIIPHFNEYEGAQMIGGRGQMIVLKSTERTAPGQEERYEGAIYTGEFRRTERLYRCKQCFGTVRVGQDLEIGTIEQLKQRGCSRCGGFIFELVEKKQCGREPHRPQPISGNTDS, encoded by the coding sequence ATGAAAACCCTATTCGATACGATCCATGAAAACATACGCCTTGATGAAGGCACGCATGTCATTGAGCAGATGCTTATCGCCTGTTATATGAAGCCGGGCATTGCTACGAAAGAATTGGCCCGGCGCACGATGCTGCCGGTTCCGCTTGCGACGGCCGCCAAGAAGGAGCTTATTCGCGCCGGCCTGCTCCGGCAGGACAGAGGAGTGCGCTGCACGCCTGCAGGCGATGCCTGGGTTGAGCAGGAGTGGGATTATGACGGGCTCGATATCGCCCTGTACCGTGCCTTGCTCAAGGACGATACGGCCTGGCGGACCGTATTGGCCGACTGGTGGAATGAGTGGAGGGGCATTTATGAAGCCCGGCCGCAAGCGGACGTGCAAATCGATCAATCGAAATGCACGATGGAGACCAGTCTGAAGCGAGCGATGCTGTGCTTGCGCGAGCACGCGTTGATCGGCAAGCGAGTGCTCTGTATCGGCGACGATGATCTGGTCAGCATTTCGCTAGGCCTGCTGCTGAAGCGGCTGTTCCCGGGGAGAAGCAGTCTGAGGGGCGGGATTCATGTCGTCGATATCGACGAGCGCTTTTTACAATATATTCACGATGTCGCGAAGCGGGAGCGGCTTCCGATAGTATGCCATCATGCGGATCTCCGCCAGCCGCTGCCGGAGGAGCTGCACGGCCGCTTCGATTGCTTTCTCACGGATCCGCCGTATACGATGCAGGGCATGAGCTTGTTCCTGTCCAGGGGCATCAGTGCCCTCAAGCGGAAAATAGGGCTCCCTATATTCCTGTCATTCGCGCATAAGCCACCCGGCTTCACGCTGGCGATGCAGCAGGAGTTCATTCGCATGGGGGTGATGGCGCAGGAGATTATCCCGCATTTCAATGAATATGAAGGAGCGCAAATGATTGGCGGCCGCGGGCAAATGATCGTGCTGAAGTCGACGGAGCGGACCGCTCCGGGCCAAGAGGAACGCTATGAAGGAGCGATATACACCGGTGAATTTAGGCGGACGGAGCGTCTGTACCGCTGCAAGCAGTGCTTCGGTACGGTTAGGGTCGGCCAGGATTTGGAGATTGGCACGATTGAACAGTTGAAGCAGCGCGGCTGCTCCCGCTGCGGGGGCTTCATCTTCGAGCTTGTGGAAAAAAAGCAGTGCGGGAGGGAGCCGCACCGCCCGCAGCCCATCAGCGGCAACACGGATAGTTGA
- the rnc gene encoding ribonuclease III, producing the protein MSVELKQLQQKLNIHFRNRQLLKQAFTHASYVNEHRFGQHQDNERLEFLGDAVLELTVSEFLFHQCPTRPEGELTKMRASIVCEPSLVKFANQLQFGKYVLLGKGEELTGGRTRPALLADVFESFIGALYLDQGLEPVREFLRNHIFPQISLDGKLQTNDYKTQLQELTQHHNLGALEYRIVEERGPAHEREFVSEVHMGETCLGRGVGRSKKEAEQQAAAEALEQLVIPKS; encoded by the coding sequence TTGAGTGTAGAATTGAAGCAGTTACAGCAGAAACTGAACATTCATTTCCGAAACAGGCAGCTGTTAAAGCAGGCGTTTACCCATGCTTCCTACGTAAACGAACATCGCTTCGGTCAGCACCAAGACAATGAACGCCTTGAATTTTTGGGCGATGCTGTGTTGGAGCTGACAGTGTCCGAATTTTTGTTCCATCAATGTCCGACACGGCCCGAAGGAGAACTGACCAAGATGCGCGCATCGATTGTCTGCGAGCCTTCCCTCGTCAAATTTGCCAATCAGCTTCAATTCGGCAAGTATGTGCTGCTCGGCAAGGGCGAAGAGCTGACGGGAGGGCGGACACGCCCAGCGCTGCTGGCCGATGTGTTCGAATCGTTCATCGGTGCATTGTATCTCGATCAAGGGCTGGAGCCTGTGCGGGAGTTTCTGCGGAATCATATTTTTCCGCAGATCTCGCTTGACGGCAAGCTGCAGACGAATGATTACAAGACGCAGCTGCAGGAGCTCACGCAGCACCACAACTTGGGGGCGCTTGAGTATCGTATCGTAGAGGAACGCGGACCTGCGCATGAACGGGAGTTCGTGTCCGAGGTTCACATGGGAGAGACCTGTCTGGGCCGCGGAGTCGGCCGCTCCAAGAAAGAAGCGGAGCAGCAGGCTGCGGCTGAAGCCCTCGAGCAATTGGTTATTCCGAAATCATAA